One part of the Nocardioides zeae genome encodes these proteins:
- the rplK gene encoding 50S ribosomal protein L11, producing the protein MPPKKKIAALVKVQLQAGAATPAPPVGTALGPHGVNIMEFCKAYNAQTESMRGNVVPVEITIYEDRSFTFITKTPPAAELIKKAAGLKKGSSVPHKDKVAHLSKDQVREIATTKLPDLNANDIDAAMKIVEGTARSMGITTD; encoded by the coding sequence ATGCCTCCGAAGAAGAAGATCGCTGCACTCGTCAAGGTGCAGCTGCAGGCCGGTGCCGCGACGCCGGCCCCGCCGGTCGGTACCGCGCTCGGTCCGCACGGCGTCAACATCATGGAGTTCTGCAAGGCGTACAACGCCCAGACGGAGTCCATGCGCGGCAACGTCGTCCCCGTCGAGATCACGATCTACGAGGACCGGTCGTTCACCTTCATCACGAAGACGCCGCCGGCCGCCGAGCTGATCAAGAAGGCCGCGGGCCTCAAGAAGGGCTCGAGCGTCCCGCACAAGGACAAGGTCGCGCACCTGTCCAAGGACCAGGTCCGCGAGATCGCCACGACCAAGCTGCCCGACCTCAACGCGAACGACATCGACGCCGCGATGAAGATCGTCGAGGGCACGGCTCGCTCGATGGGCATCACGACCGACTGA
- the nusG gene encoding transcription termination/antitermination protein NusG translates to MEHNVPEQYDALDAEETSADLTETADDALEADAVAEEAEESSDAEATVEEPVDDEAAGEEPADEDPLEQFRRELWAKPGDWYVVHTYAGMENRVKANLENRAVSLNMEDYIHEIVVPTEEVAEIKNGQRKLVRRTVLPGYVLVRMDLTDESWSAVRHTPSVTGFVGHSNSPVPLSLSEVESMLAPAVEAKAVADAQAAGQPAPAGTTAAKTPVEVADFGVADSVMVVDGPFATLHATITEINAESQRVKALVEIFGRETPVELSFSQIQKV, encoded by the coding sequence ATGGAGCACAACGTGCCGGAGCAGTACGACGCCCTCGACGCCGAGGAGACCTCGGCCGACCTCACGGAGACGGCCGACGACGCCCTCGAGGCGGACGCCGTCGCCGAGGAGGCCGAGGAGTCGTCCGACGCCGAGGCGACCGTCGAGGAGCCCGTCGACGACGAGGCCGCCGGCGAGGAGCCGGCCGACGAGGACCCCCTCGAGCAGTTCCGTCGCGAGCTGTGGGCCAAGCCCGGCGACTGGTACGTCGTGCACACCTACGCGGGCATGGAGAACCGGGTCAAGGCGAACCTGGAGAACCGCGCCGTCTCCCTCAACATGGAGGACTACATCCACGAGATCGTGGTCCCCACCGAGGAGGTCGCGGAGATCAAGAACGGCCAGCGCAAGCTGGTCCGTCGCACGGTCCTCCCCGGCTACGTCCTCGTCCGCATGGACCTCACCGACGAGTCGTGGTCGGCCGTGCGCCACACGCCGTCGGTGACCGGCTTCGTGGGCCACAGCAACTCGCCGGTGCCGCTGAGCCTCTCCGAGGTGGAGAGCATGCTCGCGCCCGCCGTCGAGGCCAAGGCCGTTGCGGACGCCCAGGCCGCCGGTCAGCCCGCGCCGGCCGGCACCACCGCGGCGAAGACCCCGGTCGAGGTCGCCGACTTCGGCGTGGCCGACTCGGTCATGGTCGTGGACGGCCCGTTCGCCACGCTGCACGCGACGATCACGGAGATCAACGCCGAGTCGCAGAGGGTCAAGGCCCTCGTCGAGATCTTCGGCCGGGAGACCCCGGTCGAGCTGAGCTTCAGCCAGATCCAGAAGGTCTGA
- the secE gene encoding preprotein translocase subunit SecE — MSDSRAVRSSKDDDAPGDDKTVRTGPLTFYKQVVAELRKVVWPTQSQLVTYFAVVLVFVVVMIAIVSLLDLAFGKLAFEVFTTTSGDS; from the coding sequence GTGTCGGACTCCCGCGCGGTGCGGAGCTCGAAGGACGACGACGCTCCCGGTGACGACAAGACCGTCCGCACCGGCCCGCTGACCTTCTACAAGCAGGTCGTCGCCGAGCTCCGCAAGGTGGTCTGGCCGACCCAGTCGCAGCTCGTCACCTACTTCGCCGTCGTGCTCGTCTTCGTGGTCGTGATGATCGCGATCGTGTCGCTGCTCGACCTGGCGTTCGGCAAGCTCGCGTTCGAGGTCTTCACGACCACGAGCGGCGACAGCTGA
- a CDS encoding adenosine deaminase → MADVAPRPLDELPKAHLHLHFTGSMRHGTLLELAARDGIRLPDALVSDWPPQLAADDEKGWFRFQRLYDVARSVLRTPDDVRRLVREAAEDDVRDGGRWLEIQVDPSGYGARFGGMTAFTDLVLDAVAEASAATGLGMAVVIAANRTRHPLDARALARLAAQYAGRGVVGFGLSNDERRGTTADFARAFEIARRADLALVPHGGELLGPDSVTQVLDHLGADRIGHGVRSADDPRVLDRVVAAGVALEVCPTSNVSLGVFGDLTSVPLPTLLAAGATVALGADDPLLFGSRLAGQYATMRAAHGLDDATLAELARMSFRAARMPEHLRATCLADVDAWLGSPVEDWIP, encoded by the coding sequence ATGGCCGACGTCGCACCGCGCCCCCTGGACGAGCTGCCGAAGGCACACCTGCACCTCCACTTCACGGGCTCGATGCGTCACGGCACGTTGCTCGAGCTGGCGGCCCGTGACGGGATCCGCCTGCCCGACGCCCTCGTCAGCGACTGGCCGCCGCAGCTCGCGGCCGACGACGAGAAGGGCTGGTTCCGCTTCCAGCGGCTCTACGACGTGGCGCGGTCGGTGCTCCGCACGCCCGACGACGTCCGGCGGCTCGTGCGCGAGGCCGCCGAGGACGACGTGCGGGACGGGGGTCGCTGGCTGGAGATCCAGGTCGACCCGAGCGGCTACGGCGCCCGCTTCGGCGGCATGACCGCCTTCACCGACCTGGTGCTCGACGCCGTGGCCGAGGCGTCCGCGGCCACCGGGCTCGGGATGGCCGTCGTGATCGCCGCGAACCGCACCCGGCACCCCCTCGACGCGCGGGCCCTGGCGCGCCTGGCGGCCCAGTACGCCGGGCGGGGCGTCGTCGGCTTCGGGCTCTCCAACGACGAGCGGCGCGGCACCACCGCCGACTTCGCCCGCGCCTTCGAGATCGCCCGGCGTGCGGACCTCGCGCTCGTCCCCCACGGCGGGGAGCTGCTGGGACCGGACTCCGTCACGCAGGTGCTCGACCACCTCGGGGCCGACCGCATCGGCCACGGCGTGCGCTCCGCCGACGACCCGCGGGTGCTCGACCGCGTCGTCGCCGCCGGGGTGGCCCTCGAGGTCTGCCCGACCTCCAACGTCTCGCTCGGGGTGTTCGGCGACCTCACCTCGGTCCCGCTGCCCACCCTCCTGGCGGCGGGCGCCACCGTCGCCCTCGGCGCCGACGACCCGCTCCTCTTCGGCTCCCGCCTCGCAGGCCAGTACGCGACCATGCGCGCCGCCCACGGGCTCGACGACGCCACGCTCGCCGAGCTCGCCCGGATGTCCTTCCGCGCCGCCCGGATGCCCGAGCACCTGCGCGCCACGTGTCTCGCCGATGTCGACGCGTGGCTCGGCTCCCCCGTGGAAGACTGGATCCCGTGA
- a CDS encoding DUF4190 domain-containing protein, producing the protein MTDEPQRPSLEKNPDPEPTPGAGSWGPPPAQQQPYSQGYPQTPFPQGGPSQGQQPYGQPYGQQPYGAYPGGPAPYQPSPTPIPAHLLPPPDHPRAMTSMILGAVGLFIGLSTGIGFLLSPFAWAIGSGALKEIEASQGRIGGASAARAGKIMGIVGTVLLGLGVLALAGLITALVLTAGSTSP; encoded by the coding sequence GTGACCGACGAACCGCAGCGCCCGTCGCTGGAGAAGAACCCCGACCCCGAGCCGACCCCCGGTGCGGGATCGTGGGGCCCTCCCCCGGCGCAGCAGCAGCCCTACTCCCAGGGCTACCCGCAGACCCCGTTCCCGCAGGGCGGCCCGTCCCAGGGCCAGCAGCCCTACGGACAGCCCTACGGGCAGCAGCCGTACGGCGCGTACCCGGGCGGTCCCGCGCCGTACCAGCCGTCGCCGACGCCCATCCCCGCCCACCTGCTCCCCCCGCCGGACCACCCGCGGGCGATGACGTCGATGATCCTCGGCGCCGTGGGCCTCTTCATCGGTCTCTCGACCGGCATCGGGTTCCTGCTCTCGCCGTTCGCGTGGGCGATCGGCTCCGGCGCCCTCAAGGAGATCGAGGCGTCGCAGGGCCGCATCGGCGGCGCGTCCGCCGCGCGGGCCGGCAAGATCATGGGCATCGTCGGCACCGTGCTGCTCGGCCTGGGCGTGCTGGCGCTGGCCGGCCTCATCACTGCGCTGGTGCTCACCGCAGGGTCGACCTCCCCCTGA
- a CDS encoding UDP-N-acetylmuramate dehydrogenase: MPDDPTATPRLADLTTLRLGGPAGRYVAATTEADLVAAVVRADAAAEPLLLVAGGSNLVVADAGFPGTVVHVATTGVRADHDSDDPTCGGVLVTVAAGEPWDPFVAHAVERGWVGVEALSGIPGAVGSTPIQNVGAYGQEVADTIATVRTWDRVAGAQRTFAAADCGFGYRHSRFKAEPDRYVVLDVTFQLGVGGPDALGAPVRYAELARTLGVAVGERAPLADVRAAVLGLRAGKGMVLDTEDHDTWSAGSFFTNPVLDAATAATLPPEAPRFPQPDGTVKTSAAWLIDHAGFGKGYALAEDAAVSLSTKHPLALTNRGAATTDELLTLARAVRDGVERAYGVRLVNEPVTVGCAL, encoded by the coding sequence GTGCCTGACGACCCCACGGCGACGCCACGGCTCGCCGACCTCACCACGCTGCGGCTGGGCGGCCCGGCGGGCAGGTACGTCGCGGCGACGACCGAGGCGGACCTCGTCGCCGCCGTCGTGCGGGCCGACGCGGCGGCCGAGCCGCTGCTGCTCGTGGCGGGGGGCTCCAACCTCGTCGTCGCCGACGCGGGCTTCCCCGGCACCGTCGTGCACGTCGCCACCACCGGGGTGCGCGCCGACCACGACTCCGACGACCCGACCTGCGGCGGTGTCCTCGTCACGGTCGCCGCCGGCGAGCCCTGGGACCCGTTCGTCGCCCACGCGGTGGAGCGCGGCTGGGTGGGCGTCGAGGCCCTCTCGGGCATCCCGGGCGCCGTCGGGTCGACCCCGATCCAGAACGTCGGTGCCTACGGCCAGGAGGTCGCCGACACGATCGCGACCGTCCGCACCTGGGACCGCGTCGCGGGGGCGCAGCGCACCTTCGCCGCGGCCGACTGCGGCTTCGGCTACCGGCACAGCCGCTTCAAGGCGGAGCCCGACCGGTACGTCGTGCTCGACGTGACCTTCCAGCTCGGGGTCGGGGGTCCCGACGCGCTCGGCGCGCCCGTCCGGTACGCCGAGCTCGCGCGCACCCTCGGCGTCGCGGTGGGGGAGCGGGCGCCGCTGGCGGACGTCCGGGCGGCGGTCCTCGGGCTGCGCGCGGGCAAGGGCATGGTGCTGGACACCGAGGACCACGACACCTGGAGCGCCGGCTCCTTCTTCACCAACCCCGTGCTGGACGCCGCCACCGCGGCGACCCTGCCGCCCGAGGCGCCCCGCTTCCCGCAGCCCGACGGCACCGTCAAGACGAGCGCCGCCTGGCTCATCGACCACGCCGGCTTCGGGAAGGGGTACGCGCTCGCCGAGGACGCCGCGGTGAGCCTCTCGACCAAGCACCCGCTGGCCCTGACGAACCGGGGGGCCGCCACGACCGACGAGCTGCTGACGCTCGCGCGCGCCGTGCGGGACGGGGTGGAGCGCGCCTACGGCGTGCGGCTGGTCAACGAGCCGGTGACCGTCGGCTGCGCGCTCTGA
- a CDS encoding MaoC/PaaZ C-terminal domain-containing protein has product MPSSIEAGTALETRTYPVTRADLVRYAGASGDFNPIHWSDRVAGAVGLPGVIAHGMLTQALAARAVAEWTADWADGAPAQVVELGAKFTNPVVVPDDDTGIDLVVAGTVKAVDGDLVTLALEVTAGGTKVLGNPRAVVRA; this is encoded by the coding sequence ATCCCGAGCAGCATCGAGGCGGGCACCGCCCTGGAGACCCGCACCTACCCGGTCACCCGCGCCGACCTGGTGCGCTACGCCGGCGCGAGCGGCGACTTCAACCCCATCCACTGGTCGGACCGCGTGGCCGGCGCCGTCGGGCTGCCCGGCGTCATCGCCCACGGCATGCTGACGCAGGCGCTGGCCGCCCGCGCCGTCGCCGAGTGGACCGCGGACTGGGCCGACGGCGCACCCGCGCAGGTCGTCGAGCTGGGCGCGAAGTTCACCAACCCCGTCGTCGTGCCCGACGACGACACGGGGATCGACCTCGTCGTGGCCGGCACCGTCAAGGCCGTCGACGGCGACCTGGTCACGCTGGCGCTCGAGGTCACGGCGGGCGGCACGAAGGTCCTGGGCAACCCGCGGGCGGTCGTGCGTGCCTGA
- a CDS encoding FAS1-like dehydratase domain-containing protein — protein sequence MSLDSTLVGRTFPATAPYRVSHEKVTEFARATGTPYAADGPVPATFPIVLAFAAMNDFLDTVGVDLSRIVHGEQKFAYERPIRTGDVLTTALTVASLRQIGGNDIIGTRSDVTDADGSLVCSTSAVLVHRGGTA from the coding sequence ATGAGCCTCGACAGCACGTTGGTGGGACGGACGTTCCCCGCGACGGCGCCCTACCGGGTGAGCCACGAGAAGGTGACCGAGTTCGCGCGGGCCACGGGCACGCCGTACGCCGCGGACGGCCCCGTGCCGGCGACCTTCCCGATCGTGCTCGCGTTCGCCGCGATGAACGACTTCCTCGACACCGTCGGCGTCGACCTCAGCCGCATCGTGCACGGCGAGCAGAAGTTCGCCTACGAGCGCCCGATCCGCACCGGGGACGTGCTGACGACCGCGCTGACCGTCGCCTCCCTGCGCCAGATCGGCGGCAACGACATCATCGGCACCCGCAGCGACGTCACCGACGCCGACGGCTCCCTCGTCTGCTCGACGAGCGCCGTCCTCGTCCACCGAGGAGGCACCGCGTGA
- the rpmG gene encoding 50S ribosomal protein L33 translates to MASKSSDVRPKITLACVDCKERNYITKKNRRNDPDRMELAKFCPRCRTHTAHRETR, encoded by the coding sequence GTGGCCAGCAAGAGCTCTGACGTTCGCCCGAAGATCACGCTCGCCTGCGTGGACTGCAAGGAGCGCAACTACATCACCAAGAAGAACCGCCGCAACGACCCCGACCGCATGGAGCTGGCGAAGTTCTGCCCGCGCTGCCGGACGCACACGGCGCACCGCGAGACCCGCTGA
- a CDS encoding PQQ-dependent sugar dehydrogenase, giving the protein MRSTRRWAAVAATALVVGLIGPATGAGADPDDRIADPVPEDPAPSSLGLVLEEHHQFPATEAVPPATDYRLQRHARINHIGDVPDGSGRQFVPDLNGPLYLLEDGEEHVYLDVRAQFPDFYSGRGMGSGFGFVAYHPDYADNGLFYTVHTEQFGAIGTKPLTYPGQSREFSHSVVTEWTAEDPAAATFSGTRREVMRLGFYSQIHAIQQIDFNPTAGPGSPDRGLLYLAVGDGGEGLGTGVPQDPATPYGKILRIDPAGTDGPNGQYGIPDDNPYVGDTGWIGEIYALGLRDPHRFSWDARAPHRMYVGHIGQRAVEAVYEVRPGDNFGWSEREGRFRFDATDECALYPLPEDDDEHGYVYPVVSYDHDPPAGWPCAADSGHALGGGYVYRGSRLPLLRGKYVFGDIVDGRVYWAEAAQMRQETGRDARLHEMQVFDTAGNRLRMTDLAGDTRVDLRFGTDAAGELYLLAKANGKIWKVVGTKVVPRIDPVSPGIADAVVARYDAEHPLAVDGTREEDAGASGTLLQLVGGGKQQRVRDLAFPGSTAALRTGQRGGPADEDWRAGVWNPDGVESLGRFAGAEEITVMGWFKMSGDTYPLPNTSTAAPDDRYNAVGLAGLLSGTSDGHGVRALLELIDVGGELKLVALGRRLDDGASQTLAADADWRSLLPADEWVHLAATFDYTTGQMRLFRNGRPLAATYTSTGDPWQVDGTGTSDTLPRGIKIGGSYPQGGREQNPCNCTMDELVFLDEALSPGQVMAQFVRYRIAR; this is encoded by the coding sequence ATGAGAAGCACCCGACGGTGGGCCGCGGTCGCGGCCACCGCCCTCGTCGTGGGCCTGATCGGGCCCGCGACCGGCGCCGGGGCGGACCCCGACGACCGCATCGCCGATCCCGTGCCCGAGGACCCCGCGCCGTCGTCGCTGGGCCTCGTGCTCGAGGAGCACCACCAGTTCCCCGCGACGGAGGCCGTGCCCCCGGCGACGGACTACCGCCTGCAGCGGCACGCCCGCATCAACCACATCGGCGACGTGCCCGACGGCTCCGGCCGCCAGTTCGTCCCCGACCTCAACGGGCCGCTCTACCTGCTGGAGGACGGGGAGGAGCACGTCTACCTCGACGTCCGCGCCCAGTTCCCCGACTTCTACTCGGGTCGGGGGATGGGCAGCGGTTTCGGCTTCGTGGCCTACCACCCCGACTACGCCGACAACGGGCTCTTCTACACGGTCCACACCGAGCAGTTCGGTGCCATCGGCACCAAGCCGTTGACCTACCCGGGCCAGAGCCGCGAGTTCTCCCACTCGGTCGTCACCGAGTGGACGGCCGAGGACCCGGCGGCCGCCACGTTCAGCGGCACGCGCCGGGAGGTCATGCGCCTGGGCTTCTACTCCCAGATCCACGCCATCCAGCAGATCGACTTCAACCCGACGGCCGGGCCCGGGTCGCCGGACCGCGGCCTGCTCTACCTGGCGGTGGGCGACGGCGGCGAGGGCCTGGGCACGGGCGTGCCCCAGGACCCCGCGACGCCCTACGGCAAGATCCTGCGGATCGACCCGGCCGGCACGGACGGGCCCAATGGGCAGTACGGCATCCCCGACGACAACCCGTACGTCGGGGACACGGGCTGGATCGGCGAGATCTATGCCCTCGGGCTGCGCGACCCGCACCGCTTCTCGTGGGACGCGCGGGCACCGCACCGGATGTACGTCGGGCACATCGGCCAGCGGGCCGTCGAGGCCGTCTACGAGGTGCGCCCGGGCGACAACTTCGGCTGGAGCGAGCGCGAGGGCCGGTTCCGCTTCGACGCGACCGACGAGTGCGCGCTCTACCCGCTGCCCGAGGACGACGACGAGCACGGCTACGTGTACCCGGTGGTCTCGTACGACCACGACCCGCCGGCGGGCTGGCCGTGCGCCGCCGACTCCGGCCACGCGCTGGGCGGTGGCTACGTCTACCGCGGCAGCCGCCTGCCGCTGCTGCGGGGCAAGTACGTCTTCGGCGACATCGTCGACGGCCGGGTCTACTGGGCCGAGGCCGCCCAGATGCGGCAGGAGACGGGACGCGACGCGCGGCTGCACGAGATGCAGGTCTTCGACACGGCGGGCAACCGCCTGCGGATGACCGACCTCGCCGGTGACACCCGCGTGGACCTGCGGTTCGGCACCGACGCCGCTGGTGAGCTCTACCTGCTGGCGAAGGCCAACGGGAAGATCTGGAAGGTGGTCGGGACCAAGGTGGTGCCGCGGATCGACCCGGTCTCGCCCGGCATCGCCGACGCGGTGGTGGCCCGCTACGACGCCGAGCACCCGCTCGCGGTCGACGGCACGCGCGAGGAGGACGCCGGTGCCTCCGGCACGCTCCTGCAGCTGGTGGGCGGCGGCAAGCAGCAGCGCGTGCGCGACCTGGCCTTCCCGGGCAGCACGGCGGCGCTGCGCACCGGGCAGCGGGGTGGCCCGGCGGACGAGGACTGGCGCGCCGGCGTCTGGAACCCCGACGGCGTGGAGAGCCTCGGTCGCTTCGCCGGCGCCGAGGAGATCACGGTCATGGGCTGGTTCAAGATGAGCGGCGACACCTACCCGCTGCCCAACACGAGCACGGCGGCGCCCGACGACCGCTACAACGCCGTGGGCCTCGCCGGGCTGCTCAGCGGGACGTCCGACGGCCACGGGGTGCGCGCGCTGCTCGAGCTCATCGACGTGGGCGGCGAGCTGAAGCTGGTCGCCCTCGGTCGCCGGCTCGACGACGGCGCGTCGCAGACCCTGGCGGCGGACGCCGACTGGCGCAGCCTGCTGCCGGCGGACGAGTGGGTGCACCTCGCGGCCACGTTCGACTACACCACCGGGCAGATGCGCCTGTTCCGCAACGGTCGGCCGCTCGCCGCGACGTACACGTCGACCGGCGACCCCTGGCAGGTGGACGGCACGGGCACCAGCGACACCCTCCCGCGGGGGATCAAGATCGGCGGCTCCTACCCCCAGGGCGGCCGGGAGCAGAACCCCTGCAACTGCACGATGGACGAGCTGGTGTTCCTCGACGAGGCGCTCTCGCCGGGGCAGGTGATGGCCCAGTTCGTGCGCTACCGCATCGCGCGCTGA
- a CDS encoding sugar phosphate isomerase/epimerase family protein: protein MSAPAAERVVVDQPSGAPARVPTPEPGDPRLARLSLNQRTTAEWSLEEAVDGCVAAGLPALGVWREPVAEVGLETAVRLVRDAGLRVSSLCRGGFFTGPAARAREAHDENLRALDEAAALGAPVLVLVPGGLPPGDRDLPGARARAAEAVAALVPEALARGVRLGIEPMHPIYAADRGVVSTLAQALDLAEQHPAEAVGVVVDTFHLWWEPDVLAQVARAGERIASYQVADWITPLPPDALLSRGMPGDGHVDLGAFTAAVAAAGYTGDVEVEVFNADVWAAPGAEVVATLARRHVELVAPHL, encoded by the coding sequence GTGAGCGCCCCCGCCGCCGAGCGGGTCGTCGTCGACCAGCCGAGCGGAGCCCCGGCGCGCGTGCCGACGCCCGAGCCCGGAGACCCGCGGCTGGCGCGCCTCTCGCTCAACCAGCGCACGACGGCGGAGTGGTCCCTCGAGGAGGCCGTCGACGGCTGCGTCGCCGCCGGTCTCCCGGCCCTGGGCGTCTGGCGGGAGCCGGTCGCCGAGGTCGGCCTGGAGACCGCGGTGCGCCTCGTGCGCGACGCCGGGCTGCGCGTGTCGTCGCTGTGCCGCGGCGGCTTCTTCACCGGCCCCGCGGCGAGGGCGCGCGAGGCGCACGACGAGAACCTCCGTGCGCTCGACGAGGCGGCGGCGCTGGGGGCGCCGGTGCTGGTGCTGGTGCCCGGCGGGCTGCCCCCCGGCGACCGGGACCTGCCCGGTGCGCGTGCCCGGGCCGCCGAGGCCGTCGCGGCCCTCGTGCCGGAGGCGCTCGCCCGCGGCGTACGGCTCGGGATCGAGCCCATGCACCCCATCTACGCCGCCGACCGCGGCGTCGTCTCGACGCTCGCGCAGGCGCTCGACCTCGCCGAGCAGCACCCGGCGGAGGCCGTGGGGGTCGTCGTCGACACCTTCCACCTGTGGTGGGAGCCCGACGTGCTCGCGCAGGTGGCCCGGGCGGGGGAGCGCATCGCCTCCTACCAGGTCGCGGACTGGATCACGCCGCTCCCGCCCGACGCCCTGCTGTCGCGGGGCATGCCCGGTGACGGGCACGTCGACCTCGGCGCCTTCACGGCCGCCGTGGCTGCCGCGGGCTACACGGGCGACGTCGAGGTCGAGGTCTTCAACGCCGACGTCTGGGCCGCCCCGGGCGCCGAGGTCGTCGCCACGCTGGCGCGACGGCACGTGGAGCTGGTCGCCCCGCACCTGTAG
- a CDS encoding dihydrodipicolinate synthase family protein encodes MSTTAVATAERTVGSGGPRVLLPRRDGSLTPLTLGAPGEWADHPGTYASRAVFAAAHVAADPFGDNTPGAPAAIDWDATLAFRHELFRYGFGVAEAMDTAQRGMGLDWAGTQELVRRSAEQARSVGARIASGAGTDHRDDLATLDDVLAAYLEQVAFVEGCGSQVIVMASRRLAAVARDADDYAQVYGAVLGQVAEPVVLHWLGEAFDPRLRGYWGSTDVAEATATFLALVHEHADRIDGVKVSLLSAEHERGLRAALPAGVRLYTGDDFNYPELIRGDGTHHSDALLGAFAAVAPAASAALAALDAGDTAGYDAAMAPTLPLSRHLFEAPTFHYKTGIAFLAWLNGHQRGSTMVGGLHAGRDAVHLGRVVELADAAGLLRDPDLAAARWGAYLRTVGVDA; translated from the coding sequence GTGAGCACGACGGCGGTGGCGACGGCGGAGCGGACGGTCGGATCCGGGGGACCCCGCGTCCTCCTCCCGCGCCGGGACGGCTCGCTCACCCCGCTGACCCTCGGTGCGCCGGGGGAGTGGGCCGACCACCCGGGGACGTACGCGTCGCGCGCGGTGTTCGCCGCCGCCCACGTCGCGGCCGACCCGTTCGGGGACAACACCCCGGGGGCGCCCGCGGCGATCGACTGGGACGCCACGCTCGCCTTCCGCCACGAGCTGTTCCGCTACGGCTTCGGCGTCGCCGAGGCCATGGACACCGCGCAGCGCGGCATGGGCCTCGACTGGGCGGGCACGCAGGAGCTGGTACGACGGTCCGCCGAGCAGGCGCGCAGCGTCGGGGCACGGATCGCCTCGGGCGCCGGCACCGACCACCGCGACGACCTCGCGACGCTCGACGACGTGCTCGCGGCGTACCTGGAGCAGGTCGCCTTCGTCGAGGGCTGCGGCTCGCAGGTGATCGTCATGGCGTCGCGGCGGCTGGCCGCCGTCGCGCGGGACGCGGACGACTACGCGCAGGTCTACGGCGCCGTGCTCGGCCAGGTCGCGGAGCCCGTCGTGCTGCACTGGCTGGGCGAGGCCTTCGACCCCCGGTTGCGGGGCTACTGGGGGAGCACCGACGTCGCCGAGGCGACGGCGACCTTCCTCGCGCTGGTCCACGAGCACGCGGACCGGATCGACGGCGTGAAGGTCTCGCTCCTCTCGGCCGAGCACGAGCGCGGCCTGCGGGCGGCGCTGCCCGCGGGGGTGCGGCTCTACACGGGGGACGACTTCAACTACCCCGAGCTCATCCGCGGGGACGGCACCCACCACTCCGACGCTCTGCTCGGCGCGTTCGCCGCCGTCGCGCCGGCGGCGTCGGCGGCCCTGGCGGCGCTCGACGCCGGCGATACGGCGGGGTACGACGCGGCCATGGCCCCGACCCTGCCGTTGTCGCGCCACCTGTTCGAGGCGCCGACGTTCCACTACAAGACGGGCATCGCCTTCCTGGCCTGGCTCAACGGCCACCAGCGGGGGTCCACGATGGTCGGCGGGCTGCACGCCGGCCGGGACGCCGTCCACCTCGGCCGCGTCGTCGAGCTCGCCGACGCGGCGGGCCTGCTGCGCGACCCGGACCTCGCCGCCGCGCGGTGGGGTGCCTACCTGCGCACGGTCGGGGTCGACGCGTGA